From Caminibacter mediatlanticus TB-2, the proteins below share one genomic window:
- a CDS encoding SPOR domain-containing protein, producing MKNDDLLNLKPKRDLKKPLIYGAIGFLIFIIIVIIVAIFQNSSTKNNNEIIPPEQPKENIKVEKQFQTLPVEEANNSIKIEEQPKKLLNKKEENLIQNTVKNPPITKETNTTKKNKDEKIIINKKPVEKVKVASQKFKPKKETAKKIGNYYIQVAALLKNAKPNPKFLEIIKKQGFNYKFYHTTINKNGNNIKVTKILIGPFKYKKEAKKALNKVKAKITQNAFIFKVKNGL from the coding sequence ATGAAAAATGATGATTTACTTAATTTAAAACCAAAAAGAGACTTAAAAAAGCCGTTAATTTATGGTGCTATAGGTTTTTTAATTTTTATTATTATTGTAATAATAGTAGCTATATTCCAAAATAGTTCTACAAAAAATAATAATGAAATTATCCCACCAGAACAGCCTAAGGAAAATATAAAAGTAGAAAAACAATTTCAGACATTACCAGTAGAAGAAGCAAATAACAGTATAAAAATTGAAGAACAGCCAAAAAAACTCCTTAATAAAAAAGAGGAAAATTTAATACAAAATACAGTTAAAAATCCTCCAATAACAAAAGAAACAAATACTACTAAAAAAAATAAAGATGAAAAAATAATCATAAATAAAAAACCAGTTGAAAAAGTAAAAGTTGCCTCACAAAAGTTTAAACCTAAAAAAGAAACAGCTAAAAAAATTGGAAACTATTATATTCAAGTAGCAGCATTATTAAAAAATGCAAAACCTAATCCTAAGTTTTTAGAAATTATTAAAAAACAAGGATTTAATTATAAGTTTTATCATACAACAATAAATAAGAATGGAAATAATATTAAAGTCACAAAAATTTTAATTGGTCCATTTAAATATAAAAAAGAAGCTAAAAAAGCCTTAAATAAAGTAAAAGCAAAAATAACTCAAAATGCATTTATTTTCAAGGTGAAAAATGGTTTATGA
- a CDS encoding DUF1882 domain-containing protein codes for MAYNVDITLIKMNKKYYYEYKGKIVNKIVYKGRTFFDKYEKVDKPLTLMIMNEHIERKKIIAHDLINRDRNIVENIVFDYNGNNPELFWNRVSLLLREEGFLNFTAYNSKTPGHLHLYIHKGHTTLNEAIQIGKKLSSKLSLKLPKQWRMFPNDDLPPEFNILNLPYGLFKKERGASWAKHM; via the coding sequence GTGGCGTATAATGTAGATATTACACTTATTAAAATGAATAAGAAATATTACTATGAATATAAAGGTAAAATTGTAAATAAGATTGTTTATAAAGGTAGAACTTTTTTTGATAAATATGAAAAAGTTGATAAGCCTTTGACACTTATGATTATGAATGAACATATTGAAAGAAAAAAAATAATTGCACATGATTTAATAAATAGAGATAGAAATATTGTAGAAAATATTGTTTTTGATTATAACGGGAATAATCCAGAACTTTTTTGGAATAGAGTAAGTTTGCTTTTAAGAGAAGAAGGATTTTTAAATTTTACAGCTTATAATTCAAAAACCCCAGGTCATTTACATCTTTATATACATAAAGGGCATACAACGTTAAATGAAGCTATTCAAATAGGAAAAAAACTATCAAGTAAGCTTTCTTTAAAACTTCCAAAGCAATGGAGAATGTTTCCAAATGATGATTTGCCACCAGAATTTAATATATTAAACTTACCATATGGTTTATTTAAAAAGGAAAGAGGAGCATCTTGGGCTAAACATATGTAA
- a CDS encoding serine hydroxymethyltransferase: MSLRDYDIDVYSILEKELKRQTDHLEMIASENFTLPEVMEAQGSVFTNKYAEGYPNKRYYGGCEYADLVEQLAIDRAKELFGCEFANVQPHSGSQANGAVYVALLKPYDKLLGMDLSNGGHLTHGAKVNFSGKHYHSFSYGIDEKTGKIDYDRVRDIAKIVKPKMIVCGASAYPREIDFAKFKEIADEVGAILMADIAHIAGLVVANEHPNPFPHCDVVTTTTHKTLRGPRGGLILTNNEEYAKKINSAIFPGIQGGPLMHVIAAKAVGFKMNLAPSWKEYAKQVKANARVLAEVLLERGYDLVSGGTDNHLVLVSFLNKEFSGKEAEEALGRAGITVNKNTVPGEKRSPFVTSGIRIGSPALTARGMKEEEFRFIANKIADVLDDIYNLELQDKVKEELKELASKFVIYDRPTY, translated from the coding sequence ATGAGTTTAAGAGATTATGATATTGATGTTTATTCAATTTTAGAAAAAGAATTAAAAAGACAAACAGACCATCTTGAAATGATTGCAAGTGAAAATTTTACTCTTCCAGAAGTTATGGAAGCACAAGGTAGTGTATTTACTAATAAATATGCAGAAGGTTACCCAAACAAAAGATATTATGGTGGATGTGAATATGCGGATTTAGTTGAGCAACTTGCAATCGATAGAGCAAAAGAACTTTTTGGATGTGAATTTGCAAATGTTCAGCCTCATTCAGGTTCTCAGGCAAATGGAGCTGTATACGTTGCACTATTAAAACCATATGATAAGTTACTTGGAATGGATTTAAGCAATGGTGGGCATTTAACTCATGGTGCAAAAGTTAACTTTTCAGGTAAACATTATCATAGTTTTAGTTATGGTATTGATGAAAAAACAGGAAAAATTGATTATGATAGGGTAAGAGATATTGCAAAAATAGTCAAACCAAAAATGATTGTTTGTGGTGCGAGTGCATATCCAAGAGAGATTGATTTTGCAAAATTTAAAGAAATTGCTGATGAAGTTGGTGCTATTTTAATGGCAGATATTGCGCATATAGCAGGACTTGTAGTAGCTAACGAACATCCTAATCCATTCCCTCATTGTGATGTAGTTACAACTACAACTCATAAAACTCTAAGAGGTCCAAGAGGAGGGTTAATTCTTACAAATAATGAAGAGTATGCTAAAAAAATAAATTCAGCAATATTTCCAGGAATTCAAGGTGGACCTTTAATGCATGTTATAGCTGCAAAAGCTGTTGGATTTAAAATGAATTTAGCACCAAGTTGGAAGGAATATGCAAAACAAGTAAAAGCAAATGCAAGAGTTTTAGCTGAGGTTTTACTTGAGAGAGGTTATGATTTAGTAAGTGGTGGTACAGATAATCATTTAGTATTAGTGAGTTTTCTAAATAAAGAATTTAGTGGAAAAGAAGCAGAAGAAGCACTTGGAAGAGCTGGAATTACAGTGAATAAAAACACAGTACCTGGTGAGAAGAGGAGTCCTTTTGTTACAAGTGGTATAAGAATTGGCTCACCTGCACTTACAGCAAGAGGAATGAAAGAAGAAGAGTTTAGATTTATTGCAAATAAAATAGCAGATGTTTTAGATGATATTTATAATTTAGAGCTTCAAGATAAAGTAAAAGAAGAGCTAAAAGAATTAGCAAGTAAATTTGTTATTTATGATAGACCAACTTATTAA
- the lysS gene encoding lysine--tRNA ligase has protein sequence MFSNEYVKQRISKAEKLKENNLNPYDHNSKRDTKISEFLEKNKDIFELENKRDESRKFIVAGRVKFLRLMGKAAFFKIEDESGILQVYMSKNDLGDKFNLLKKTLEVGDIVEVIGYPFVTKTGELSIHADDVRILTKAIHPLPEKFHGLQDVETKYRQRYLDMIMNKDTRDRFKLRSQIVSLVREFFLKKGFLEVETPMLHTVVGGANARPFMTHHNALDIDMNLRIAPELFLKRLIVGGFEAVFELNRNFRNEGIDHTHNPEFTMIEFYWAYHTMEDLMKLTKELFDFLFEKLNLPKKLEYGDMVIDFDDWKTITYKEALIQIGNVPEEILEDVEAMKKYLKDAGVEIEDHIDSKGKLWAELFDEFVESKLINPTFVTEFPIEISPLARRSDKNPEFAERFELFIAGREIANGFNELNDPIDQYERFKAQLEAKAKGDEEGMDMDYDYIKALQYGMPPTAGEGIGIDRLVMLLTNSHSIKDVILFPTMKPKKEIKED, from the coding sequence ATGTTTTCAAATGAATATGTAAAACAAAGAATATCAAAAGCAGAAAAATTAAAAGAGAATAATTTAAATCCATATGACCATAATTCTAAAAGAGATACTAAAATATCTGAATTTTTAGAAAAAAATAAAGATATTTTTGAATTAGAAAATAAAAGAGATGAGAGTAGAAAATTTATAGTTGCAGGAAGAGTTAAGTTTTTAAGACTTATGGGAAAAGCAGCTTTTTTTAAAATTGAAGATGAAAGTGGAATCCTTCAAGTTTATATGTCAAAAAATGACCTAGGAGATAAATTTAATTTACTTAAAAAAACTCTCGAAGTAGGAGATATTGTAGAAGTTATAGGATATCCATTCGTTACAAAAACAGGAGAATTATCAATTCATGCAGATGATGTAAGGATTTTAACAAAAGCAATTCATCCACTGCCTGAGAAATTTCATGGTCTTCAAGATGTTGAGACAAAATATCGTCAAAGATATCTTGATATGATTATGAATAAAGATACAAGAGATAGATTTAAATTAAGAAGTCAAATAGTTTCACTTGTTAGAGAATTTTTTTTAAAAAAAGGTTTTTTAGAAGTTGAAACTCCAATGCTTCATACTGTTGTTGGTGGAGCTAATGCAAGACCTTTTATGACTCACCATAATGCTCTTGATATAGATATGAATTTAAGAATTGCACCAGAACTTTTCTTAAAAAGATTAATTGTAGGAGGTTTTGAAGCAGTATTTGAACTTAATAGAAATTTTAGAAATGAAGGAATTGACCATACTCATAATCCTGAATTTACGATGATAGAGTTTTATTGGGCTTATCATACAATGGAAGATTTGATGAAATTAACAAAAGAATTATTTGACTTTTTATTTGAAAAACTTAATCTTCCAAAAAAACTTGAATATGGTGATATGGTAATTGATTTTGATGACTGGAAAACTATTACTTATAAAGAAGCTTTAATTCAAATAGGAAATGTCCCAGAAGAAATTTTAGAAGATGTTGAAGCTATGAAAAAATACTTAAAAGATGCAGGAGTAGAAATAGAAGACCATATTGATAGTAAAGGTAAACTTTGGGCAGAATTATTTGATGAGTTTGTAGAAAGCAAACTTATAAATCCAACCTTTGTAACAGAATTTCCAATTGAAATTTCACCTCTTGCAAGAAGAAGTGATAAGAATCCAGAATTTGCTGAGAGATTTGAATTATTTATTGCTGGTCGTGAAATTGCAAACGGATTTAACGAATTAAATGACCCAATTGACCAATATGAAAGATTTAAAGCTCAACTTGAAGCAAAAGCAAAAGGTGATGAAGAGGGTATGGATATGGATTATGACTATATAAAAGCATTACAATATGGTATGCCTCCAACTGCGGGTGAGGGAATTGGAATTGATAGACTTGTAATGCTACTTACAAATTCACATTCTATAAAAGATGTGATACTATTTCCAACTATGAAACCTAAAAAAGAAATTAAAGAAGATTAA
- a CDS encoding CvpA family protein has product MNIFDAVIIGITLILGIKGFFNGFIKEIAGLIGIIGGLFSASKFFHPVGIYINEHIFKINNQSAIDLVGFIVVFVGFWIVAIFIGFLFGKILKLSALGVFDRILGFIFSSMKFFILVAIILTLLYKVQFIRENIQKYVKNSVVFPLMINIGDKIINTSPKELEKKVTNSFKNVKIPIN; this is encoded by the coding sequence TTGAATATTTTTGATGCTGTTATTATTGGTATAACTCTGATTTTAGGAATTAAAGGTTTTTTTAATGGATTTATAAAAGAGATTGCAGGTTTAATTGGAATTATTGGAGGTCTTTTTTCAGCTTCAAAATTTTTTCATCCAGTTGGTATATATATTAACGAACATATTTTTAAAATTAATAATCAATCAGCTATTGATTTAGTTGGTTTTATAGTTGTGTTTGTAGGATTTTGGATAGTTGCTATTTTTATAGGATTTTTATTTGGCAAAATACTAAAATTAAGTGCTCTTGGAGTTTTTGATAGAATTTTAGGATTTATATTTTCAAGTATGAAATTTTTTATTTTAGTTGCAATTATTTTAACTTTACTATATAAAGTACAATTTATAAGAGAAAATATTCAAAAATATGTTAAAAATAGTGTTGTATTTCCATTAATGATTAATATAGGAGATAAAATAATTAATACATCTCCAAAAGAATTAGAAAAAAAAGTTACAAATAGTTTTAAAAATGTTAAAATTCCAATAAATTAG
- a CDS encoding GGDEF domain-containing protein: MEELVKEISKETLKSLEKSGKLPFPLYYKEVFNKISYDKKIIDNFNPKLLCLNPSISERILMEVEDSIDVVSQTTKEIKNDSKEIIEEIDDIESDELKALILDFSVNLMSKINKMEEKINSLQAELDKAYKELLIDPLTKVYNRKALEKDLNEILKNGKERDLDLVIAIIDLDDFKLINDQFGHIVGDYVLIKICEIVKSLIRKTDKLYRYGGDEFIIVFNRSTILNAQRSIERIIDKISKTRLKYKENLIEVSVSAGLTSHKKGDTLESLIKRADEALYKVKNSTKNGYNII; encoded by the coding sequence ATGGAAGAATTAGTAAAAGAAATTTCAAAAGAAACTTTAAAATCTCTTGAAAAATCAGGAAAATTACCATTTCCATTATATTATAAAGAGGTTTTTAATAAAATTAGTTATGATAAAAAAATAATAGATAATTTTAATCCAAAACTTTTATGTCTAAATCCTTCAATTAGCGAGAGAATTTTAATGGAAGTTGAAGATTCAATTGATGTAGTGTCTCAAACTACAAAAGAGATTAAAAATGATTCAAAAGAGATTATAGAAGAGATTGATGATATTGAAAGTGATGAATTAAAAGCCTTAATTTTAGATTTTAGTGTTAATTTAATGTCTAAAATTAATAAAATGGAAGAAAAAATTAATTCATTACAGGCAGAACTTGATAAAGCTTATAAAGAGCTTTTAATTGATCCATTAACAAAAGTTTATAACAGAAAAGCATTAGAAAAAGATTTAAATGAAATTTTAAAAAATGGAAAAGAGAGGGATTTAGATTTAGTAATAGCAATAATTGATTTAGATGATTTTAAATTAATTAATGATCAATTTGGGCATATTGTAGGTGATTATGTTTTAATTAAAATTTGTGAGATAGTTAAAAGTTTAATAAGAAAAACTGATAAACTTTATAGGTATGGGGGAGATGAATTTATAATTGTTTTTAATCGCTCAACAATATTAAATGCACAAAGAAGCATCGAAAGAATTATAGATAAAATTTCAAAAACAAGATTAAAATATAAAGAAAACTTAATTGAAGTATCAGTATCAGCCGGTTTAACTTCGCATAAAAAAGGTGATACATTAGAATCTTTAATTAAAAGAGCAGATGAAGCATTATATAAAGTTAAAAATTCAACAAAAAATGGGTATAATATCATCTAA
- a CDS encoding dehypoxanthine futalosine cyclase encodes MRIDVKKALNLIENEKLIKLGAMALEKKRELHPKKITTFIVDRNINYTNICFVDCKFCAFYRHKKDKDAYILSFEEIDKKIDELIEIGGTQILFQGGVHPNLKIDYYEKLVEHIHKKYPEITIHGFSAPEIDYIAKVSKISIEEVLIRLKEKGLSSIPGAGAEILSDRVRDIIAPKKISANRWLEIHKTAHKIGMKTTATMMFGTVETTQEIVEHWDKIRRLQDETGGFRAFIMWSFQPYNTALMKEGIVTHKTSSNRYLRYLAVTRLFLDNFKNIQSSWVTQGSYIGQMALLYGANDLGSTMMEENVVKSAGAVNRMNQEEMIKLIKDVGEIPAKRNTAYEILEIYN; translated from the coding sequence TTGAGAATAGATGTTAAAAAAGCATTAAATTTAATTGAAAATGAAAAATTAATTAAACTTGGAGCAATGGCACTTGAAAAAAAAAGAGAACTTCATCCTAAAAAAATAACAACATTTATAGTAGATAGAAATATAAATTATACAAACATATGCTTTGTTGATTGTAAATTTTGTGCATTTTATAGACATAAAAAAGATAAAGATGCTTATATTTTAAGTTTTGAAGAAATTGATAAAAAAATAGATGAATTAATTGAAATTGGAGGTACTCAAATCCTTTTCCAAGGAGGAGTTCATCCTAATTTAAAAATTGATTATTATGAGAAGTTAGTAGAACATATTCATAAAAAATATCCTGAGATTACCATTCATGGTTTCTCAGCACCTGAAATTGACTATATTGCAAAGGTTAGTAAAATATCTATTGAAGAAGTACTCATAAGATTAAAAGAAAAAGGGCTTAGTTCAATTCCAGGGGCTGGGGCTGAAATCCTTAGTGATAGAGTAAGAGATATAATTGCTCCTAAAAAAATTAGTGCTAATAGATGGCTTGAAATTCATAAAACTGCTCATAAAATTGGTATGAAAACTACTGCTACTATGATGTTTGGAACAGTAGAAACAACACAAGAAATAGTAGAACACTGGGATAAAATTAGAAGATTACAAGATGAAACAGGTGGATTTAGAGCGTTTATTATGTGGTCTTTTCAACCTTACAATACTGCTTTAATGAAAGAAGGAATTGTAACTCATAAAACTTCATCAAATAGATATTTAAGATATTTAGCAGTTACAAGGCTGTTTTTAGATAATTTTAAAAATATTCAAAGCTCGTGGGTAACACAAGGAAGTTATATAGGTCAGATGGCACTTTTGTATGGTGCAAATGATTTAGGCTCTACTATGATGGAAGAAAATGTCGTAAAAAGTGCTGGTGCTGTAAATAGAATGAATCAAGAAGAGATGATAAAACTTATTAAAGACGTAGGAGAAATTCCTGCTAAAAGAAATACAGCTTATGAAATATTAGAAATTTATAATTAA
- a CDS encoding magnesium transporter CorA family protein, whose translation MKFNINEYLKHDIENVNHPSDFEVAKDYSVLILRLPYIKNDKVEVFSYGFLIKDKKVYYYKRDKKDFELLGGFNELHNFLDIRIDKILAKLNKFHMQIATMEDDLYEDNIDKSFANEWLRLKKDLVFIERLLGHALIAFERFLKCYKEDVDNFAFKDLEEHFNRAFRFSKNAIEKLDYLYEFFRAKQDEKMNKIMFVLTLISGIFLPLTLITGFFGMNTGGLPLVNDPNGTIKAVVIGIILEIPFVVWLYKMMKS comes from the coding sequence ATGAAATTTAATATAAATGAATATTTAAAACACGATATTGAAAATGTAAATCATCCAAGTGATTTTGAAGTTGCTAAAGATTATTCTGTTTTAATTTTAAGACTTCCATATATTAAAAATGACAAAGTAGAAGTTTTTTCTTATGGATTTTTAATTAAAGATAAAAAAGTTTATTACTATAAAAGAGATAAAAAAGATTTTGAATTACTTGGCGGATTTAATGAGCTTCATAACTTTTTAGATATAAGAATTGATAAAATTTTAGCTAAACTTAATAAATTTCATATGCAAATTGCAACAATGGAAGATGATTTGTATGAAGATAATATTGATAAATCATTTGCTAATGAGTGGTTGAGGTTAAAAAAAGATTTAGTTTTTATTGAGAGATTACTTGGTCATGCTTTAATTGCTTTTGAGAGATTTTTAAAATGTTACAAAGAAGATGTGGATAATTTCGCTTTTAAAGATTTAGAAGAACATTTCAATAGAGCATTTAGATTTTCTAAAAATGCAATAGAAAAGCTTGATTATTTATATGAATTTTTTCGTGCAAAACAAGATGAAAAGATGAATAAAATTATGTTTGTATTAACATTAATCTCAGGTATTTTTCTACCTCTTACATTAATAACAGGCTTTTTTGGAATGAATACAGGAGGTCTTCCATTAGTTAATGACCCTAATGGAACAATTAAAGCAGTGGTAATAGGAATAATATTAGAAATTCCTTTTGTAGTATGGCTTTATAAAATGATGAAAAGTTAA
- the asnB gene encoding asparagine synthase (glutamine-hydrolyzing) translates to MCAIFGMIGENVEVVKSALNLMQHRGNDYSDIKTNKKYTFGFNRLAIENLEINNQPLKIEDKLFVFNGEIYNYKELIKKYNLNVKTEIEVIAKLWEKFGVEFVKYLDGMFAIAIYDKKLYLFRDEFGKKPLYFTKNAFSSEINPLLKIVKKEINLNALSEYFAYNSSIAPNTIYKGIFKLPAGCYFDGEIKRWHDFEMKNEKCKMENEKVIFNIENLLTKSIEKRLMGDVEIGSLLSGGVDSSLIVALALKYKKIDTFSIGYEGFENYDERKYAKVVANHLGIKNFDFVLTKKKFYENFENVLDSMQEPISDSSFFAAYELAKNIPLKVVLSGEGSDELFLGYRRYDEFLEFFKSYLPNKKWLKKYLERYPEDIKEWEIFRRFFNDEDVFRGINETFFDRQIKRLLKKNAKEVEYKRFLKGWRSFDFTYFDLKVWVGEVLLSKLDKMFMAHSIEARSPFLDKNLVNFVFSMSEEIRGNKKWIIKEIAKKYLPKEIVYRRKKGFALPFYEWLKEENELKRIIDINRKTKLLNEEYLKEIIKTGHKRYKQHIWALYLFSRWVEKEFL, encoded by the coding sequence TTGTGTGCAATATTTGGAATGATTGGAGAAAATGTAGAAGTTGTAAAGAGTGCTTTAAACTTAATGCAACATAGAGGTAATGATTATAGCGATATTAAAACAAATAAAAAATATACTTTTGGATTTAATAGACTTGCTATTGAAAATTTAGAAATAAATAATCAACCTTTAAAAATTGAAGATAAGTTATTTGTTTTTAATGGAGAGATTTATAATTATAAAGAATTAATAAAAAAATATAATTTAAATGTTAAAACAGAAATTGAGGTTATTGCAAAACTTTGGGAAAAGTTTGGAGTTGAATTTGTAAAATATCTTGATGGAATGTTTGCAATTGCAATATATGATAAAAAGTTATATCTATTTAGAGATGAGTTTGGAAAAAAACCTCTTTATTTTACTAAAAATGCTTTTTCATCAGAAATAAATCCACTTTTAAAAATAGTAAAAAAAGAGATAAATTTAAATGCATTAAGTGAATATTTTGCATATAACTCTTCAATTGCACCAAATACTATTTACAAGGGTATTTTTAAACTTCCTGCTGGATGTTATTTTGATGGAGAGATAAAGAGATGGCATGATTTTGAAATGAAAAATGAAAAATGTAAAATGGAAAATGAAAAAGTTATATTTAATATTGAAAATTTACTAACAAAATCAATAGAAAAAAGATTAATGGGAGATGTTGAGATTGGTTCTCTTTTAAGTGGTGGTGTTGATAGTAGTTTAATAGTTGCACTTGCTTTAAAATATAAAAAAATAGATACATTTAGTATTGGGTATGAGGGATTTGAAAATTATGATGAAAGAAAATATGCAAAAGTTGTTGCAAATCATTTAGGAATTAAAAATTTTGATTTTGTTTTAACTAAAAAAAAGTTTTATGAAAATTTTGAAAATGTATTAGATTCTATGCAAGAGCCAATTTCTGATAGTAGTTTTTTTGCTGCCTATGAATTAGCAAAGAATATTCCTTTAAAAGTGGTATTAAGTGGTGAGGGTAGTGATGAATTGTTTTTAGGATATAGAAGATATGATGAGTTTTTAGAATTTTTTAAATCTTATCTGCCTAATAAAAAATGGCTTAAAAAATATTTAGAAAGATATCCAGAAGATATAAAAGAGTGGGAAATTTTTAGAAGATTTTTTAATGATGAAGATGTATTTAGAGGTATTAATGAAACATTTTTTGATAGGCAAATAAAAAGACTTCTTAAAAAAAATGCAAAAGAAGTTGAGTATAAAAGGTTTTTAAAAGGATGGAGAAGTTTTGATTTTACCTATTTTGATTTAAAAGTTTGGGTAGGAGAAGTACTGCTTTCAAAACTTGATAAGATGTTTATGGCACATTCTATTGAAGCAAGAAGTCCTTTTTTAGATAAAAATTTGGTAAACTTTGTTTTTTCTATGAGTGAAGAAATTAGAGGAAATAAAAAATGGATTATAAAAGAGATAGCAAAAAAATATTTACCAAAAGAGATAGTTTATAGAAGAAAAAAGGGATTTGCTCTTCCTTTTTATGAGTGGTTAAAAGAAGAGAATGAATTAAAAAGAATTATTGATATTAATAGAAAAACGAAATTATTAAATGAAGAATATTTAAAAGAAATTATAAAAACAGGACATAAAAGATATAAACAACATATTTGGGCTTTATATCTTTTTAGTAGATGGGTAGAAAAGGAATTTTTATGA
- a CDS encoding radical SAM protein produces MISYKYIFGPVASRRFGMSLGIDLSPDKKRCNFDCIYCELEPSKPISFYDNPPQVDNIIDEVKEAIKEHSLDVLTITSNGEPTLYPYLNELIDKLKPLNKKLLILSNSSTIMKKEIQNALKKLDIVKLSLDAITPTIFKKIDRPEKGNDINDIIDGIIDFRKIYEKELIIEILVVKGINDKIEEFKKLNEVLKKIKPNRVDISTIDRPPAYNVEGVSIDRLFYLANFIENQNIFIPTRKKIKFQIENLSKEVLLNTLKKRPFSESDIKNILDSHTQKIFNDLLKENLLEEIWVGGVKFYKAII; encoded by the coding sequence AATATATTTTCGGTCCTGTTGCATCAAGAAGATTTGGGATGAGTCTTGGAATAGACTTATCCCCTGATAAAAAAAGATGTAATTTTGATTGTATCTATTGTGAACTTGAACCTTCAAAACCTATTTCTTTTTATGATAATCCTCCACAAGTTGATAATATTATTGATGAAGTAAAAGAAGCTATAAAAGAGCATTCTCTTGATGTTTTAACTATAACAAGTAATGGTGAGCCTACTTTATATCCATATTTGAATGAATTAATAGATAAACTTAAACCTTTAAATAAAAAACTTTTAATTTTGAGTAACTCTTCAACTATAATGAAAAAAGAAATTCAAAATGCTTTAAAAAAACTTGATATTGTAAAACTCTCTCTTGATGCCATAACTCCTACAATTTTTAAAAAAATTGATAGACCTGAAAAGGGTAATGATATTAATGATATTATAGATGGAATAATTGATTTTAGAAAAATTTATGAGAAAGAATTAATAATAGAGATTTTAGTTGTTAAAGGTATTAATGATAAGATTGAAGAATTTAAAAAATTAAATGAAGTTTTAAAAAAAATTAAGCCAAATAGGGTTGATATCTCTACCATAGATAGACCACCTGCTTATAATGTTGAGGGAGTAAGTATTGATAGACTTTTTTATCTTGCAAACTTTATTGAAAATCAAAATATTTTTATTCCAACTCGTAAAAAAATCAAGTTTCAAATTGAGAATTTAAGTAAGGAAGTGTTATTAAATACACTTAAAAAAAGACCATTTAGTGAAAGTGACATTAAAAATATTTTAGATTCTCATACACAAAAAATATTTAATGATTTACTTAAAGAAAATTTGCTTGAAGAGATATGGGTTGGTGGGGTTAAATTTTATAAAGCAATAATTTAA